The DNA segment AAGCGCCGTGAAGTATGTCGAAGGCCTGATGCACATGAGTTTCGGCTCCAACGAAAATCCCCTTCTGCTCTCCGTCCGCAGCGGCGGCAGGGCTTCCATGCCCGGCATGATGGACACCATCCTGAACCTCGGAATGAATGACAACGCCGTGAACGGCATCATCAAAAAGACCGGCAACGAACGTTTCGCCTGGGACAGTTACCGCCGCTTCGTGCAGATGTACGGAGACGTGGTTCTGGGCCTCAAACCTGCCAGCAAAGAAGAACACGACCCCTTTGAAGTGCTCATCGACGAGATGAAAAAAGAAAAGGGCGTGAAACAGGACCTCGAACTCAGCGCGGCTGATTTGAAAGAACTGGTGGCCCGCTTCAAGAAAGCAGTGAAAGACAACACCGGCCACGATTTTCCGGATGACCCCTGGGAACAGCTTTGGGGCTCGATTTTCGCCGTGTTCAATAGCTGGAACAACGACCGCGCCGTCTTCTACCGCCAGCTTAACGGCATCCCGGACGACTGGGGCACCGCTGTGAACGTTCAGGCCATGGTTTTCGGCAACATGGGCGAAACCAGCGCCACCGGCGTGGCCTTCACCCGCGACGCCGCCACCGGCGAGAACCTTTTCAACGGCGAATACCTCATCAACGCCCAGGGCGAAGACGTGGTGGCGGGAATCCGCACCCCGCAGCAGATCACGAAGATAGGCTCGCAGCGCTGGGCCGAACTGGCCGGGGTTTCCGAAGCCGAACGCGCCGCTAAATATCCCTCCCTGGAAGAGGCGATGCCCGGGGTCTATCAGGAGCTTTTCGCTACCCAGAAGAAGCTTGAGGACCACACCAAGGATATGCAGGACGTCGAATTCACCATCCAGGAAGGCAAGCTCTGGATGCTGCAGACCCGCAACGGCAAACGCACCGGTTTTGCCATGGTGAAAGTGGCAATGGACCTCGTGCGCGAAGGCAAGATTGACGAAAAGACAGCCTTGTTGCGCATGGAACCCAACAAGCTGGACGAGCTTTTGCACCCCGTCTTCTCCCGAGCCGGCCTGGCCAAAGCCACCGAAATCGCCAAAGGCCTGCCCGCCTCTCCGGGCGCCGCGAGCGGACAGATCGTCTTTTTCGCCGAGGACGCCGAAGCCTGGGCCGCCCAGGGCAAACAGGTCATCCTCTGCCGTCTGGAAACCTCTCCGGAAGACCTGCGCGGCATGAACGTCGCCAAAGGCATTCTCACAGCCCGCGGAGGCATGACCTCCCACGCCGCTGTGGTTGCCCGCGGGATGGGAAAATGCTGCGTTTCGGGAGCAGGAGCAATCAATATCGACACCAAGACCCGCACCATGAGCGCGGACGGAAAGACCCTCAAGGAAGGCGACTGGATTTCCCTCAACGGCAGTACAGGCCAGGTTTTTGAAGGCAAGATCGAAACCGTGGACCCGGAACTCAGCGGCGATTTCGCCGAGATCATGGCCCTGGCGGAAAAATACACCAGAATGTATGTGCGCACGAACGCCGACACACCCAAGGATGCCACTGTGGCCCGCAGCTTCGGAGCCAAGGGCATCGGTCTCTGCCGCACCGAACACATGTTCTTTGAAGGCGACCGCATCAAAGCCATGCGCGAGATGATCCTCGCTACCGACGAAGCCGGACGCAGAAAGGCTTTGGGCAAGCTTCTGCCCATGCAACGCGGTGACTTTGAAGGCATCTTCACCGCCATGGACGGACTCCCCGTGACCATCCGTCTGCTGGACCCGCCCCTGCACGAATTTGTGCCCCACGAGGAAGCGCAACAAAAGATAATGGCCGACGAACTGGGCCTCAGCCTGGAGACGGTGAAAACCCGCGTGAACGCTCTGCAAGAGATGAACCCCATGCTGGGCCACCGCGGCTGCCGCCTTGGCAACACCTATCCCGAAATCACCGAAATGCAGGCCCGCGCCATCATTGAAGCCGCTCTGAACGTTCAGGCCAAGGGCGTGAAAGTGATGCCGGAGATCATGGTCCCGCTGATCGGCACCGACGTTGAATTCAGGCTGCAGGAACAGATAATCCGCGCCACGGCCGAAAAGGTCTTCGCGGAGAAAGGCGCCAGGGTTGAATACCTGGTGGGAACGATGATCGAGATTCCGCGC comes from the Candidatus Cloacimonadota bacterium genome and includes:
- a CDS encoding pyruvate, phosphate dikinase — encoded protein: MPDTKRVYLFGNGSAEGKADMKNLLGGKGANLAEMNLIGVPVPPGFTITTDACNEYTQLGEARMRELLLAEVQSAVKYVEGLMHMSFGSNENPLLLSVRSGGRASMPGMMDTILNLGMNDNAVNGIIKKTGNERFAWDSYRRFVQMYGDVVLGLKPASKEEHDPFEVLIDEMKKEKGVKQDLELSAADLKELVARFKKAVKDNTGHDFPDDPWEQLWGSIFAVFNSWNNDRAVFYRQLNGIPDDWGTAVNVQAMVFGNMGETSATGVAFTRDAATGENLFNGEYLINAQGEDVVAGIRTPQQITKIGSQRWAELAGVSEAERAAKYPSLEEAMPGVYQELFATQKKLEDHTKDMQDVEFTIQEGKLWMLQTRNGKRTGFAMVKVAMDLVREGKIDEKTALLRMEPNKLDELLHPVFSRAGLAKATEIAKGLPASPGAASGQIVFFAEDAEAWAAQGKQVILCRLETSPEDLRGMNVAKGILTARGGMTSHAAVVARGMGKCCVSGAGAINIDTKTRTMSADGKTLKEGDWISLNGSTGQVFEGKIETVDPELSGDFAEIMALAEKYTRMYVRTNADTPKDATVARSFGAKGIGLCRTEHMFFEGDRIKAMREMILATDEAGRRKALGKLLPMQRGDFEGIFTAMDGLPVTIRLLDPPLHEFVPHEEAQQKIMADELGLSLETVKTRVNALQEMNPMLGHRGCRLGNTYPEITEMQARAIIEAALNVQAKGVKVMPEIMVPLIGTDVEFRLQEQIIRATAEKVFAEKGARVEYLVGTMIEIPRAALMADKVAENAEFFSFGTNDLTQMTFGYSRDDAGVFLPIYIRKNILKHDPFQILDQEGVGQLVKIGTDRGRQTRPNLKVGICGEHGGEPNSVEFCHRVGMDYVSCSPYRVPIARLAAAMAAIR